From a single Vitis vinifera cultivar Pinot Noir 40024 chromosome 18, ASM3070453v1 genomic region:
- the LOC104877986 gene encoding uncharacterized protein LOC104877986 — MRSPDEENGHSRSPSPIPRNDASLADEYESCEISGPDSEVVVDKETELVTKAQNQRSKFQVAIDDKYWNDSLSAVHSDERNLKQTLNGQMLMAQPETMHPGSHDDFDDLYGLSNQVAHYDHAFDLILDVEFSHGDSPTEKQNEIVESVAKALWSVSFLLLIDLAKTDCHAKRARRL, encoded by the exons ATGAGGAGCCCTGATGAAGAAAATGGCCACAGCCGCAGCCCTAGTCCCATTCCTAGGAACGATGCAAGTCTTGCTGATGAGTATG AGAGTTGTGAAATCTCTGGACCTGATTCTGAAGTTGTGGTGGATAAAGAAACAGAACTGGTAACCAAGGCTCAAAATCAGAGGTCAAAGTTCCAAGTGGCAATAGATGACAAGTATTGGAATGACAGCCTCAGCGCGGTCCATTCTGATGAGAGGAATCTAAAACAGACACTGAATGGTCAGATGTTAATGGCTCAGCCAGAGACGATGCATCCTGGATCTCATG ATGATTTTGATGACCTCTATGGTTTGAGCAATCAAGTCGCCCATTATGATCATGCGTTTGACTTGATTTTGGATGTTGAATTCTCGCATGGTGATTCTCCCACAGAGAAGCAAAACGAGATAGTGGAATCTGTAGCAAAGGCTTTATGGTCTGTTTCATTTCTGTTACTTATTGACTTAGCAAAGACTGACTGCCATGCTAAGCGAGCACGTAGACTCTGA